The genomic window CTACTAGTAATCATAACCACCACCATGAAAAACTAATGTGTATTTTTGCACTGTATCTCATCAGTATATTTACACTATAATCATTAGTGCTTTTTACAATGTATCTTTAGTGGATTTACAGTGTATTTCTCAGTGTATTCACACTGTAATTCTTAGTGTGTTTTACTATGTAATTCTTAGTGTCATTGTACTGTTTTTTGCTTATCTTATCATTGATTTTTACACTGTATATCATATAGGAATTATGTTGCAACTACTGACTGCATTTAGATCATTCTATTTGTTTTCATAGGTTTGTTTTGTCATGCTTTGATGCTAATCCTTGTTTAATTTTTTTGCAGGGTGTTGTACAGTTAGTTGCTGGATAAAGTGTaatttattttcattttattttttgtaATCCAGTGATGATTTTTTATTGTAATTGTATTCTTTTTAATTCCTCATTTGGTCCCTTTCCAGCTCAGTTGTTGTAATTAATCGCATGCCCTCGTGTTCTTTTGATTTAGTTCGTGTGTTCTTTTTTCTTATTTGCATGATCCATTATATGCATCTGACAATGTGTATGTACTAAACATCTGTATGATCAGTTTATTTTTTATGTTTCTCATGAGGTTTATTTTTTCTTTGTGGTTGAATCCAGGTAGCCCTTTGAAAAGGCACAAGCCTAATGTTGATATCATATATGACAGAAGACCTTCCATGGCTAGCTTCAATTTTGATTGCGAATCAAAGGATGCTCGTCCTGTTACCAAGGCGGATCAGAATATCGGTTCAGCTGATGTTGATTTTGAATTTCACCCAACTAGAAACAAACTTTCACCTATTGTTCCAGTGAGGCTATCCCAGCGTTTTATAGATGAGGTTGGATTCTCTTTTTTTGTCATTTATGTGTGGGGTTTGTTTCTAGTGCATCTCTGCCATGGTATGTCTTTTTTAATGGAGAGAAATGAATTGTTTCTAGTGTATTTGATTGGTTCCATTTTTTTGTTTCTGCTTGCAGGTCGACCAAGTTCAGTGTTCGCAATATGTGTCTGAAAGGCTTCTTAACTCTCATGTGTCTCCTTTTGAACAGGTTATTTTCTCAGCTTTTTAGTTTAGTTTCTTTTTCCAGTTCCTTTATATATCTATTTATCTTAGTTATTTCTCCCCATTTGCTTATTAGTTTTTGTTCTATATCAGGACTGTGTTTAACTGGTGACGATTCCTCATTCCAACATTTCAAAGTCAGTTCAGGCATCCCAATCAAATCATGTTGATCTCAGCTCTCCAGAAGCATTAAATGAGTTCTTTAACAGAGGAGATGATGTAATTTCATGTGTTCTTTATTTTCGATTCTTAACTTCCTTTTCTCCGGATTATTTGTGATTGTTCCTCATTTTGTTTTCTTCTCTAGCTGGTCGGTCTTGATGAAGTTCAAGTAGTTGGCACCTCCACATTTTCTGACCGTTGTGTTAATTTCGCAAAGAAGACGAATGAAGCTTATAACCGGCTGAACAATTTAGCATCATCTTCTTCCGTTAGACCGGTGCGTTTTTTCTTTGTGCTTTTTCACTcattcttatttttattttattgtatTTCTGTtgctatcttttttatcatttgatTTTTACGGTTTAATTCGTAGTAGTTTTTCATTGTAATTTTCCTATCTCGTCAGTGTAATTACAATGTAGTTCTTAGTGGATTTCTGTAATATCACTATTTTCTATTTCATATTTCCTAGGTTATGGGACTTCTTATTTATTTTCTTGACAATCCCTATTTTTTTTCACAGGGTGTTTCAAACAGTCCTGAAGTCCTTATCATCTCTGATCCTGAAGGTGTTGTAGAATTAAATGCTGCTCAAAAGCGCAATGAGCTCGCTATTTCCAAATTTTCTAATTGTTCAACAGCGACGACCCAGCACGTTCCTCGTAGGATTGTCGGAGCTGCTAGGTTCAACTCAGATCCTTATGTTCAGCAGTTGAATCGTTTTCCTGTTACTTTGCAAGAAAGGAAGCATTATTTTGCAATGAATCGCATTGGCAGCGACAAAGTTTGGTGCAAGTAtgttcttcttttcttctccttgTACCTTTCATGCTTTTCTTTCGATTTTGTTGCTGATTGTGTACTCcatgttttttaatttttttgtcacTGATTTATCTTTCATTTTCTTCCTTTTTGTGTAGATATGAAGCTATTAGATATGATAGAGCGTTCTGCTCGTATCGCTCTCTTTCATCCCTATGCCCAGGTGGTCATCTAGATAACTTCCTCATTCTGTGTTTTTGTCGATTCCTTTTCAACAAGTGTCATCCTTCAAAATCAAAGAAACATTTCTTCTTCAGTTATATTGGGGTATGCTAGCTTGAACATTTTTCTTTAATTTCTTTGGATTATGAAGTTATGTCCCTTTCATGTTTCCCTTTTTTTTACTGTTCtgctttttattttttgtttgctgTAGGAGTGCATTCTGAATAACAACAATCCATTGACCCGTAATCCAAATATTGTCCGAAATGCTTTTGAGGGTGCTTGCAGCGCGTTTGTTTTGTGGAGATCAGACTTTGTAAGTCCATgttcattctcttctcatttttatttgtttatttcctgcATTTCTAGATGTTGTTTTACTGATTTGATTCTTAATTTCAGTTGTACTTCCCTATTGGTCACGATGAGCATTGGTTCTCATTTGTCGTCTGTATCAAAGATAGAGCTTTTGTGTTTCTCGATTCGGCTTATGGAGAGAACTCATCATACCACAGAGATATCCGTAATGAGCTGGTAATTTTTCTTTACTACACAGATAGTTTCCCCACTGTATCTCACTGGTAATTCACAAAAGATTTTGCACTCTAATTCCTTAGTGAGTTCTCTCAAAGTTTTACAGTGTGATTATCAAAAGATTTTATAGTGTAATTCTCAAAGTATTTTTACACTGTAGTATCTTTTGTTTTACAGTGTAATTCTCAAAGGATTTTTGCACTCATTAGTCGGTTGTGGACTTTTTACATTGTAATTATCAAAAGAGTTACAGTGTAATTCTTAAAGTATTTTTACACTGCAATTATCTTTTCGTTTACAGTGTAATTCTCGTTGTGGACTTTTTACAGTGTAATTATCAAAAGATTTACAGTGTAATTATCTTTTGTTTTACAGTGTAATTTTCAAGGGATTTTGATTTTTTACAGTGTAATTTCTCACAAGATTTACACTGTAAATATCTTTTCTTTTACAGTGTAATTCTCGTTGTGGACTTTTTACAGTGTAATTATCAAAAGATTTACAGTGTAATTCTCAAAGTATTTTTACACTGTTTATAGTGTAATTCTCAAGGGATTTTGATTTTTTACAGTGTAATTTCTCACAAGATTTACACTGTAACTCTCTTGGCGTTATAGTGTAATTCTCAAGGGATTTTAATTTTTTATTAGCGTTTTGCCCACCTCTTTCCTTGACCAGCAAGGCGATCCCCATGTGTTTGTGGCTGTTAGCTTGGGGGCTTTGTCCTCCTCTTTTTTAGCTGCTTTTTTGACTGACTTTTGGTAAAGTTGGGAGTGTGGTCCCATTTCCAAATTCATGTTTTGCTGGCATGCTTAATAGAGTTCATGTTTTTACTGTGTCTTTGTTTGTAATTGACTTTATCATTTATTTCTGGATTATTGTTGGATTTTTTAAAGTACCAGTCTTTTTAGTGGATTTACAATGTCATTTTAGTGGTTCTTTACAGTGTCATTTTTCAATTGCCATCTTACACTCTAATTCTTAGTGGGGCATGGTAGAAATTAGTGTCTATTTTAGTGGGTTTTACACTCAGTTTTCTTGATGGTAATATCATTGTAATTTTATCTCTTTCTTGTCAATGTATTTTTTGTAGGTTGGAAAAGTGCATGTGTGGACCCGTTAGTCTACTGAAAAGGGCAAACAGAGGACAAGGGGCTGTCTGTCTGTTGCTCCGGGTTGGAAAAGTGCATGTGTGGACCCGTTAGTCTACTGAAAAGGACAAACAGAGGACAAGGGGCTGCCTATCTATTCGCTCCGGGTTGAAAACGTGCATGTGTGGACCCGTTAGTCTGCTTACGAGGACATACATATGACAAGGGACAGTGGACAGTTGTCATCCTGTAATTGGATGAAAAATATGGATGAAGGCCAATTGAATTTCATCCGGATGGACAATAGACAGTCCCTTGTTTTTTATACTTTCACTATTTTTCAATGTTTTCAAACTTTTTAGTTTTAGATTTTTGATTTCTcttttagttttttatacttttaaaTATTATAAATATTGCAAAAAACACTTTATATATATTTTCGAAGTATATGTAGCCATTTGAAATACGAAAAACACTTTACAAAAATATTATAAATATTACAAAAAACAAAGGCAGCGGTAACCAGTTTTGAAAACTATATTTTGTTATGTCTATTAtttccatacacattgtatattttttgtatgcaccaggattttttttaatttacacatttaacattttggaAATACATGTAaaaatcatgcatttaaaaaatggtAGCTCTGTATAGAAAATGTATAGAAAAAAGTATGATATATATGATAAAAAgtagaaaataataaaaatataagtttaaaaaaatgttaatcatgtatttgaaaaaaaatgtaaaacatgtatataaaaattattcatgatgtatacaaaaaatatacaatgtgtatgaaaaagtagACATATTTTTTTGGAAGGTCttaatcatgtatttggaaaatgttaaacatgtatataaaaattgTTCCTGATGCATACAATTAATatgcaatgtgtatgaaaaaatagaCATAAGAAATTTatgtttatttttttaattccaaaTTGTTAAATGTGTACATAAAAATTGTTCTTGGTGCATAAAAAAATGTACAATTTGTATGGAAAAAATAGACATAACAAAATATAAGTTGTTAAAAATAttaattatgtatttggaaaacgTTAAACATGTATACAAGAAATGTTCCTTATGtatagaaaatataaaaaacaaagaGAACCAATAAAAACCTAAAAGGCTAAATCCGACTAATAAACATCATAGTCGAACTCTTGCAAGTATACAATGGTGGTCGAATAATCCCAAATTTACTATTGCCGATTATGACGTTGGCTAGCGCCGTAGCACAGGGAGGCGATCAACCAGGAATACCTACCCTTGCTTATGTTGCTCTTCACAATGTTGACAATATCAAAATTTCTACATGGTGTGGTTGGTGTATTAAAGGAAGACTGGATTGTGGAATGTTAGAGATGAAAAACACAAGGGAAAGCTTAAAAAGAACAGTTTAGCTGCGCGTCAGTCCTCTGAAAATTATTTTAGGGTTAGTCGATTTCTGTTTGGAAAGAAATAGGCATGCAGAGGTGCAGCAGTTGCCAGCTCGCTGAGAACCGGCAGCCTCTGGGTCTATCTTAAGGGTTGCCGGGGCTGCAGGTTCGCCGGGGAAATACGGTAGTTAGCCGGCTTGAGAGGGATGGTTTGGGGTGGTGGAAATCCCGGCGGTGGGGGGTGGGTGGGGGAGCGTGGCGAGGCGGTCACTGAGCGCCGCGGCCACGGGCAGTGGAGGCAGGCGGCCAAAGAAACAAGCGGAACAGTGTGTGTCGGGTTAGAGCTGGAAGACAATTATGGATCCGTTGGATCTTGTCAGAAAAAAAAGATCCAGTCATTCCCAAAAGTTGGCTGGATGACTGGATCTTGGGAATGACTCGGAACAGTGTGTGAGCAACGTGAAGGACCAAAAGTTGGCTGGATGTTTAGTATGGTTCAATGTCGAGCGGCGAGGCCGGTCCAATGCAAAGGCTTGTAGGAACCATGACTGTGCACATGCACCAAGGTCCGATTTTTCTCCATCTTGTAATTAGGCAGTCAGTTAAAAGAAAACTAGACTGTGCACCACCATGATGATCCAAAGCACGATAGTAAAGAGGCCCCGTACGATCGAGTGAACCCTGTTCGATCTCAATCTAGCTTGGCCTGGTGGCTGTATCCTTTGCGTGTTTCCCTCCGCATGTGTACTGTCCAAGAATTACTCGGACTAAGCATTAGGAAGAACCACGTACGGGTCGAAGAAACTTGCATCTTGTTTAATCATTGCTGCACACTTACACGACCCTAGCTAGGTTCTGGAAAACTTGACGCGGATAGTGTGTGAGATCGACGTCCCTTTCCCAAGGCTGAGCTATTTTACAATGTGGAAGGAGACGAAGAAGGCACGCGGAGCAAGCAGTGATAGTGGCGTGTGACTAGTGACATTTTGTGTGTGTATGGAACCTGCTTCTTGTTAATCATCGCTACGCACTTACACGACCCAATGTCGTGGAAAACTCGACGCGGATACTACGAGACACCCCAAGGCTGAGCTGTCTTACACTTGCTACACCTGGTCCCTGTGCAACACAGTTCAGTTCACAAGTGGATGGTACCATCGATCGTTTACAACTACAAGTGGGCAATCTTGGCCGCCGATTCCCGGGCCCCATGCACGTACTAGCAGACGACTCGATCCACGACTTGCGCGGGTGGCGCCGGAGCAAACGACCCCATCTACCGACGACTTGTATCATTGTGTGGGTGGCGCCGAAGCAATGCCGTGACCCGGCCGGCAGTGTGACTTGCATGCCATGCCGTACGTGCTGAAGTGAGGTGAGGTCCCATGGGCACgatttaggccaactccaccacaTGATCCAAATTTACCTCAAATGTCCGTTTAGGGTAAAGTGCACCCAACCGGCAGACCCAAACGGACAAAGTCGTCCGCGGACGTCCGTTTTTGTCCGGCCCAACCCCAAACATGGAGTAAATTGGAGCAAGAAATGGGGCAAACCGGACATGAGCGTCCGCTGGCGCTGGTTCCTCTCGTCCGTTGCGTCCGCTAACTGGCCCACAAATCAGCCTCTACCTCCCTGCTACCCTGTCCAACGCGCACGCCCGCCCGCCCCACGCTCGTGCTACCGCCCCGGTGCCCCGTTCTGCTCCCGCGCTGCTCGCCCGGCCCGCCGCCGTCTGCCACGCCCGCCCGCTCTGCTTCCGCTCGTCTGTcgcgtgctcgccgcgctgctCCCGGTCCCCTGCCGCGCTGCTCACGGTCCCCTGTCGCGCGCCAGCCCGCCGCGGTGCTCCCGCGCGTCCGCCCCTAGCGCTGCTCCCGCTCGCCTGCCACGCGCCCGCGCGCTCTGCTTCCCGCGCTGCTCCCGCGTGCCCGCTCTGGTTCCTCTCGTCCACGCGCATCTTGTCGCCGCGGGCGGAGCGGGCAGCACAGCGAGGCGGGGCGAGCTGCGCATCCGGGACGGACCGTTTGGGGTCTAGGGCTTCTTTTGTGCGTTGGGCGCAGATACGTCCGTCgaccgtccccccccccccccccccccccacacacccttTTCGCTACCCAAACggacgcggtggagttggcctcacggGCATGTACGTACTTTGGATTGCTACTGCTCTTATCATCACGCGCTCCCCCACTTTCCTTGCTGTTTCACGGGCCACTATATTATAAGTAAAGGATTATTGTTCCGCGGGCATCACCACATCCACACTACAACCCCCTTCACTCTGTTCCAGTCCCATTTGCATTTGCAGTCACTCAGTTGGCAGCTCTGTCTCATCCATCCCGTACTCCTGTGCCCATCTCGTTTCACCGCCCCAACTGAAGCCGGACACCCACTAGGACAAGGTGATCATCTCCCCCCGGCCCCCTCTATACGAATTTTTTTCACTATGCGATTCTCTATCAGTATACGCCGCTACCTATGGATCTACATCCTATCATGCGTTCATCAGTACCCCTCCTGTTCTTTTTAGTTTGTATATCAGtcttgtctgaagtcaaagtatctccaCTTTGATCAAACTTATGAAAAAAAGTACCCACATTCATAATGCCGAATCAATATTGTTAggttcattatgaaatgtagtttcataatataTATGTTGTattatagatgttgatatttttaatataaatttgatcaaactttgtaaagtttaacTAGGCACAAACCTAAtacgcagagtaaaaaggaccgaagggagtaacAGTCAACAGATCTCACTCGTATTTCTTTGCAGGGAGAAAATGATGACAATGGTGGAGAAAATGCCGGAGATGGTGGTCTCGGCACTTGTGCAGGAGACGGTGAATAAAGCCGTCTCCTTCGTGTTCGGACTCCGCGGGGAGAAGCACTCTCAGGAGGACCTCATGAAGAGGCTGGTGACCGCGCATGACGACCTGGAGCTGAAATTCGATAGGTCCAACAGGCTGCCCATCACTGAGACGGCATTGCTCCGTCGAAGGATGGAGATCAAACAAGTCTTCCAGGAGTGCCATGACTTGCTCTCCAACCTCGAGCTGCAGCAAGACGAAGGGGCACCCTCTCCGCCCAAAAAGACCAAGTCTCTCCTCGCCTTGGGCACAAACAAGAACCTGTTGAGATCCTCGGACGTCGCAAAGTTCGAGCGGTCCGTGGAGAAGGCCGACAGGCTCCTACGCGACTTGAAGGACGGCTTTACACTTGCCCAGTATAGGTTTTATCTCAGCCCTCTCGTCACAaagcttcttcaaggcagggcgcTCTGGTATAAGGAGGAGCAAGGATCCCAGGGCCACTGTCTCATGGTGCACACGTGCCCTTCCGAAGAGCATGGTATGCTGGCAATGCTAGGCTTCAAACACGAAGACCTCAAGAGGCCTATGACATATGTTTACTTCACAGTAACACTGCGGCTAACTGAGAGCACGGACATTATTGGGATTACCGCTGAGTGCCTCAAGTCACTTCAACCACTTGGTCCCCAGTTCACGTCCTTGGCCGATCTAGCGGTTGGGGAAATTGCTCAGATATCTTCACAAGTCCTAGTTTCACCATGGCCGTGGCAATATGCGAAGGTTGATCTCGCCAAGTTCGGCAGAATATGCCGTCAAGACCCATTTTGCTGCAAAGCAGATGGGATCTATTCTTGTGAGAACAAGGTCGTCCCATCGGAATTAACACGGAGATTTCCAGAATCAGTCATCGCCATGGGTTTTAACTGCCATATTTCAGCTCCTCGGAGCAGCTCAACTAGAACTAGAGCGCACAGAAACACCCACCCATATCTAAAGTTGACCATTAGCTGCACACCCCATTGCTCGAACGCATTCCTAAGTGACCGGAGTTTGCAGCAAGCGGAGGAGGCAAtacaaacagaggcgatcgagtctttcGTCCAACAACCTGATGAGCCGTATAAAATGTATTGGTTCTCCGCACATGGTAGTGCAAGCTTTGTAGTATCAAAGCCTGTCGTTGAAACCAGCACATCAAACACTCGGAGAGTGTCAAAGAGAAACCGTAGAGGTAACTGAGACTTCAGAGTATTAGTCTCTTCTATGTTGCTTAGCCTATACTATGAGAATAAGATGTGTTTACGTAAAATCGCCCTCATGATTCCCAGTTTGTACTAGAAGGAATGGCGTAGCTTGCCTCACCATTTATTGTTTGTCAATGCTCATGGACATGGAGCTTTTTCTTTTACATGAATCAAACACTAGTAATGTTTAGAAAACTTGCAACCTCACATTTGATCAGAAACGAAAATTCATAACGACCACATTGAGGGCATCTCTAATGCGGACCCGTAACGTTCagaccgcggaagccatccaacgccgaCTTGTATCGGCCTACGGAGTGGCCCGACGCGATTTCTCCTGTAAATCGGAGACAAACGTTGGGAGGGGGGTTGCGGGAGCCCGGACCGATCCCAAGCCCGTTTTTTGACCATCCTGGCCCACCAAAAACACCTCCCACCTCCCCCGCGTGTTCCCGcctggcgccagctgcccgcattcaagCCGCTGTAGAGCGCGACGCTCAACATACAAGACGGCTCAGAGCGGACCTGACCTCTCACcgcctccgccattgaagcggcgcgccggccgagggcGCCGCCCGTAACGCGTCTCCGGTGTTCGCACATGTTCAACGCCGGAGACGCGTGACTGGACGGGACGAGACACATATCTACCGCGCATGTTCAATGCCGTTGTCCATCCATCTGCAGCCCTTAAGCAGGCTCCCCGGCCGAGAAACCCACTGCAGCGCCGCGCATTGATGCACCCGGAAgcctgatacgtctctaacatatctataaaTTGTGAAGTATTCATGTCATATTTGCAAAAAATTTATATGGAtatggtatgattttattagaactaatccggactgacgctgtttttagcagaactaccgtggtgtcgttttttgtgcagaaataaaagttctcagaatgggctgaaaatttatggtgttTTTTTATGAACCAAAAGAGACCCTAGGAGCATCGGAGCTGGGCCAGggagtgaccgaggaggccacaagtccaggggcgccccccctagggcgtgccccctggcttgtgggctcctcgggaaccccctaacgtgaaaccgacgccaattTTTTTATAAATCCCGTAAcctccaaaaagaaacctagatcggaagttccgtcgccgcaagcctctgtagccacgaaaaaccaaccgggagcccgttccggcaccctaccagagggggaaaccatcacaggaggccatcttcatcatcccggcggtcttcatgatgaggagggagtagttcaacctcggggctgagggtatgtaccagtagctatatttttgatctctctctctctctctctctctctctctctctctctatctggtgttcttgatttggcacgatcttgatgtaccgcgagctttgttactatagttggatcatatggtgtttctccccctctaccttcttgtgatgaattgagtcttgctctctgaggtttcgttatgttggattgagtattggatttgagaacacttgatgtatgtcttgcgatgggatatctgtggtgacaatgggatgttctattgattcacttgatgtatgttttggcactcaacttgcggattcccgaggtgacattggggtaatctatgcataggggttgatgcaggtTTTCTTCCtatgttctccgatagaaactttggagtgattctttcttgcatgttgagagattgttatatgatccagttatgttatcattgttgggagactttgcactagtgaaagtatgaaccccaggccttattttcaagcattgcaataccgtttttgctcactttcgttacttgttacctttctgtttttatattttcagattacaaaaacctatatctactatccatattacacttgtatcaccatctcttcgccgaactagtgcatctatacaatttaccattgtattgggtgtgttggggacacaagagactctttgttatttggttgtagggttatttgagagagaccatcttcatcctatgcctcccacaggttgataaaccttaggtcatccacctgagggaaaattgctactgtcctacaaaactccgcacttggaggcccaacaacgtctacaagaagaaatgTTGCAttatagacatcaagctcttttctgccgccgttgccggggaggtgagtgcttgaaggtatatctttagatattgcaattgaatcttttagtttcttgttttatcaatagtttagtctataaaagaaaagtacaaaaaaattgaagcctcgtatgcttcatcttcttagtgtctttcatgaaaatgatggaaaggaaattgtgctcaagtgttagaataagaatgcaataatatgtttggcactaaatttttgaatgatgagcatgattgcaatgttgttagtatgaattctttgaatatccatgatgccaaTGACAA from Triticum aestivum cultivar Chinese Spring chromosome 3B, IWGSC CS RefSeq v2.1, whole genome shotgun sequence includes these protein-coding regions:
- the LOC123066252 gene encoding uncharacterized protein; translation: MMTMVEKMPEMVVSALVQETVNKAVSFVFGLRGEKHSQEDLMKRLVTAHDDLELKFDRSNRLPITETALLRRRMEIKQVFQECHDLLSNLELQQDEGAPSPPKKTKSLLALGTNKNLLRSSDVAKFERSVEKADRLLRDLKDGFTLAQYRFYLSPLVTKLLQGRALWYKEEQGSQGHCLMVHTCPSEEHGMLAMLGFKHEDLKRPMTYVYFTVTLRLTESTDIIGITAECLKSLQPLGPQFTSLADLAVGEIAQISSQVLVSPWPWQYAKVDLAKFGRICRQDPFCCKADGIYSCENKVVPSELTRRFPESVIAMGFNCHISAPRSSSTRTRAHRNTHPYLKLTISCTPHCSNAFLSDRSLQQAEEAIQTEAIESFVQQPDEPYKMYWFSAHGSASFVVSKPVVETSTSNTRRVSKRNRRGN